In a genomic window of Zingiber officinale cultivar Zhangliang chromosome 9B, Zo_v1.1, whole genome shotgun sequence:
- the LOC122025477 gene encoding transcription factor MYB124-like: protein MMKGSGKENNPIPVAPPPAALSKKDRHIVTWIPQEDDLLREHIALHGTDNWTSIAALFKDKTSRQCRRRWYTYLNSECKKGGWSAEEDMLLCEAQKMFGNRWTEIAKVVSGRTDNAVKNRFSTLCKKRAKFEASSKENSVPSLDPSNKRVLVEEPSIAILIGEPSTSNKQMRYHISPLKETIEAHRRSLGEHGPAQHLQRPPLLEVQNFDTVNQSSASNKVSQATFLGRDDPKLTALLQQAELLTSLSKKVNAENTNQSLDEAWKELQEYLIQTEDSGLLRKRISGMSSMLDELRDLIEDLNNSEEEEQQPLRQIGSHENSQGSSECSTSSMHNVNAGQNRSGVQFEDCSQHKDNEIDPSNADAACSNMHSCPDSDLSFSGMPKDEAEDGATTSEFASPLQTIPSFHSFADEIPSPVFTSSERHFLLSLIDLPTPDNDTNSKIPSCKRALLDTFKPS from the exons ATGATGAAGGGATCGGGGAAGGAGAATAACCCGATTCCCGTAGCTCCTCCACCGGCTGCCCTCTCGAAGAAGGACCGGCATATCGTGACTTGGATCCCTCAG GAGGATGATTTACTACGGGAGCATATTGCTCTGCACGGGACCGATAA TTGGACAAGTATCGCAGCTCTGTTTAAGGACAAGACTAGCAGACAGTGCCGGAGAAG ATGGTACACCTATTTGAATTCGGAATGCAAAAAAGGTGGGTGGTCAGCGGAAGAGGACATGCTCTTATGTGAG GCACAAAAGATGTTTGGCAACAGATGGACAGAGATTGCAAAGGTTGTATCAGGAAG AACAGATAACGCTGTAAAGAACCGCTTCTCCACCCTCTGCAAGAAAAGGGCAAAATTTGAGGCTTCATCCAAGGAGAATAGTGTTCCCTCTTTGGACCCAAGCAATAAGAGGGTTCTTGTCGAAGAACCATCTATAGCAATACTAATAGGGGAACCATCGACATCAAATAAGCAGATGAG GTATCACATCTCTCCTCTCAAAGAGACAATTGAAGCACATAGGAGATCTCTTGGGGAACATGGTCCAGCTCAGCATCTGCAAAGGCCACCTCTATTAGAAGTTCAAAACTTTGACACAGTTAATCAGTCATCAG CTTCCAATAAGGTTAGTCAAGCAACTTTCCTCGGGAGAGATGACCCAAAACTAACTGCCTTGTTGCAACAAGCTGAATTGCTGACTTCCCTTTCCAAGAAGGTTAATGCAGAAAATACCAACCAAAGTCTTGATGAGGCTTGGAAG GAGCTTCAAGAGTACTTGATTCAAACTGAAGACAGTGGGCTACTAAGAAAAAGAATTTCCGGAATGAGTTCTATGCTTGATGAACTGAGGGACTTGATAGAAGACTTAAATAAtagtgaagaagaagagcagCAGCCATTGAG GCAAATTGGTTCTCATGAGAACTCTCAAGGAAGTTCGGAGTGCAGCACTAGTTCAATGCATAATGTCAATGCTGGACAAAATAGAAGTGGTGTTCAGTTCGAAGATTGTTCCCAGCACAAAGATAATGAAATTGATCCTTCCAATGCTGATGCAGCATGCTCCAACATGCATTCTTGTCCAG ATTCAGATTTATCATTTTCTGGAATGCCAAAGGATGAAGCTGAAGACGGTGCTACAACCTCAGAATTTGCATCTCCGCTTCAGACAATCCCGTCTTTCCATTCCTTTGCTGATGAAATTCCAAGTCCAGTGTTCACTTCAAGT GAGAGGCATTTCCTTCTTAGTTTGATTGATTTGCCAACCCCAGACAACGACACCAACTCAAAGATTCCATCCTGCAAAAGGGCTCTTCTTGATACCTTCAAACCATCATAG